Proteins from a genomic interval of Acanthopagrus latus isolate v.2019 chromosome 7, fAcaLat1.1, whole genome shotgun sequence:
- the mul1b gene encoding mitochondrial ubiquitin ligase activator of NFKB 1, translating to MDSSGKASTAQLVVLATSSALTALFYSIYRSRATTVARLKEAKKVSIDHELKNILSETPGRCVPYAVIEGVVRSVKETLNSQFVDNCKGVIERLTLKEEKMVWNRTTHLWNNTEKVIHQRTNTVPFSLGSHDDNISVAVRVIRPLDATELDLETTYENFHPTVQSLSNVIGHFISGERPKGIHETEEMLRLGDSVTGVGELVLDNNLIKIQPPKQGFQYFLTRLDYDALLRKQGNSVRLWRILTVVFGVAACSTLIFILWKRYAHHRQSKRERSMLEEFKEQQKKRMRELNLEEGSVSPTSCTVCLSRERSCVFLECGHVCACSSCYDALPEPKKCPICRATIDRVVPLYNS from the exons ATGGACTCCAGTGGGAAAGCCTCAACAGCACAGCTCGTGGTTTTGGCCACCAGCTCGGCTCTGACGGCGCTCTTCTACTCCATTTACCGGAGCAGAGCAACGACAGTTGCCAGATTAAAG GAAGCCAAGAAAGTCTCAATTGACCACGAGTTGAAAAACATACTGTCTGAAACTCCCGGAAGATGCGTCCCATATGCAGTCATAGAAG GTGTGGTAAGATCTGTGAAGGAAACTCTGAACAGCCAATTTGTGGATAACTGCAAAGGTGTGATTGAAAGACTGACCCTGAAGGAAGAAAAGATGGTGTGGAATCGCACCACTCATCTCTG GAACAACACTGAGAAAGTCATCCACCAGCGCACCAACACAGTTCCGTTCTCCCTCGGGTCACATGATGACAACATCTCTGTCGCGGTGCGAGTCATACGTCCACTAGACGCCACCGAGTTGGACCTGGAGACCACCTATGAGAACTTCCACCCCACAGTCCAGTCCCTGTCCAACGTCATCGGCCACTTCATCAGCGGTGAACGACCCAAGGGCATCCACgagaccgaggagatgctgCGGCTGGGGGACAGCGTCACGGGCGTGGGAGAGCTGGTCCTGGACAACAACCTGATCAAGATCCAGCCTCCCAAACAGGGCTTCCAATACTTCCTCACCCGGCTGGACTACGACGCTCTTCTCAGGAAGCAGGGCAACAGCGTCAGACTGTGGCGGATTCTGACCGTCGTCTTCGGTGTCGCCGCCTGCTCCACACTCATCTTCATCCTGTGGAAGCGATACGCTCACCACAGACAgagcaagagggagaggagcatGCTGGAGGAGttcaaggagcagcagaagaaacgTATGCGTGAACTCAACCTGGAGGAGGGCAGCGTGTCGCCCACCAGCTGTACTGTGTGCCTGAGCCGGGAGCgctcctgtgtgtttctggagTGTGGTCACGTGTGTGCCTGTAGCTCGTGCTACGACGCCCTGCCAGAGCCAAAGAAATGCCCCATCTGCAGGGCCACTATAGACAGGGTGGTGCCTCTTTACAACAGCTAG
- the fam43b gene encoding protein FAM43B: MLPWRRNKFVLVEDEAKSKPKSLGTGLTYHSILSSLLRSCPDLLPDCPFDWVGSIFHTKRQKVELNKEEPVYNVRYLGSVVTITAKGDGCTQEAVAKIWARSNYGEQSVKMRLTVGPQGIRMSADKSGKKKPIHLYSLNRITYCNADPCRPKILAWIYRHQVKNMAVVLRCHAVLVSKSEKAQAIAHSLYQNATSSFSEFKRLKRQSDFRHCQQQLLGEEAVPLMPLRRLLNGQCHYKPPAENPGSATRLCSITEEEEEEEEEEEGVEEEAAEQPEGDVEKQQQEKQKVLTTNTDPTQLLSELDIGDIATLEQCQINFVSDSNNNTFTFITSLV; the protein is encoded by the coding sequence ATGCTGCCCTGGAGAAGGAATAAGTTTGTTCTGGTGGAGGATGAGGCCAAGAGCAAACCCAAGAGTCTGGGGACCGGGCTGACCTACcactccatcctctcctccctgctgcgcTCCTGTCCTGACTTGCTGCCCGACTGCCCCTTCGACTGGGTGGGCAGCATCTTCCATACCAAACGGCAGAAGGTGGAGCTGAATAAAGAGGAGCCTGTTTACAACGTGCGCTACCTGGGGAGCGTGGTCACCATCACGGCGAAGGGAGACGGCTGCACCCAGGAGGCGGTGGCCAAGATCTGGGCGAGGAGCAACTACGGGGAGCAGAGTGTCAAGATGAGGTTAACGGTGGGGCCGCAGGGAATCCGAATGAGCGCCGACAAATCTGGGAAGAAGAAACCCATCCATCTGTACTCTCTGAACAGAATCACCTACTGCAACGCTGACCCGTGCCGGCCCAAGATCCTGGCTTGGATCTACAGGCACCAGGTCAAGAACATGGCCGTGGTGCTCCGGTGTCACGCCGTCCTGGTCAGCAAGTCGGAGAAGGCTCAGGCCATCGCCCACAGCCTCTACCAGAACGCCACGTCCTCCTTCAGCGAGTTCAAGCGTCTGAAGCGTCAGAGTGATTTCCGGCactgccagcagcagctgctgggcGAGGAGGCGGTGCCCCTGATGCCACTGAGGAGGCTGCTGAACGGCCAGTGCCACTACAAACCGCCCGCCGAAAACCCCGGGAGTGCCACCCGCCTCTGCTCCATCacggaggaagaagaggaagaagaggaagaggaggagggggtggaggaggaggcggcagaACAACCGGAGGGGGATgtagagaagcagcagcaggagaagcagaaggttttgacaacaaacacagacccGACTCAGTTATTATCAGAGCTGGACATTGGGGATATCGCCACGCTGGAGCAGTGCCAAATCAACTTTGTCAgcgacagcaacaacaacacgtTTACATTTATAACCTCTCTGGTGTGA